The proteins below come from a single Larimichthys crocea isolate SSNF chromosome XIV, L_crocea_2.0, whole genome shotgun sequence genomic window:
- the LOC109140682 gene encoding immunoglobulin kappa light chain-like isoform X1: MTSAKFVFYLTCLFLGIMAQVTELKSSSSILQESDFLSFNAGDKVTLKCFYERQTKTATNHYWYKQSLGQKPRLISSFYSYDDTGNFYEEFKNNPRFTLDTGNGTNHLKISELQTLDSATYYCVNTSVKFTFAEVITVSVKGSGLNIPAVIHESASETIQPGGSVTLNCTVHTGTCNGEHSVYWFKDSEESHPGLIYTHGGRNDQCERKPNTQTHTCVYNLPMKSLNLSHAGTYYCAVASCGHILFGNGTKLDFEGSSPDEVDSLVLVYFLIGALTFTTILVVLLAFSLYKMIKRNKCQCTDCQARLSAPSTANAEGHRDEDNLHYAALNVNLPKRPRRQRNNTRDECVYSGVKQ, translated from the exons ATGACATCTGCAAAGTTTGTCTTCTATCTGACGTGTTTGTTCTTGGGGATAATGG CTCAGGTGACTGAACTGAAATCTTCCTCATCCATTCTTCAGGAGAGtgattttttatcatttaacgCAGGAGACAAGgtgactttaaaatgtttttatgaaagaCAAACCAAGACTGCTACAAACCATTACTGGTATAAACAATCTCTGGGACAGAAACCAAGGCTCATCTCTTCTTTCTACAGTTACGATGACACAGGCAATTTTTATGAAGAATTCAAAAATAATCCACGCTTCACACTGGACACAGGAAATGGTACAAACCACTTGAAGATCTCAGAGTTACAAACGTTAGACTCAGCTACCTACTATTGTGTAAATACCTCAGTAAAATTCACATTTGCAGAGGTCATCACTGTCAGTGTGAAGGGTTCAGGTTTAAACATCCCAGCTGTGATCCATGAGTCGGCATCTGAGACCATCCAGCCAGGAGGCTCTGTGACtctgaactgtacagtacacactgggaCCTGTAATGGagaacacagtgtttactgGTTCAAAGACTCTGAAGAATCTCATCCAGGACTCATTTACACCCATGGAGGCAGGAATGatcagtgtgagaggaaacccaacacacaaacacacacctgtgtctacAACTTGCCGATGAAGAGCCTGAATCTTTCTCATGCTGGGACCTACTACTGTGCTGTTGCCTCATGTGGACACATACTGTTTGGAAACGGGACCAAGCTGGACTTTGAAG GTTCATCTCCAGATGAGGTGGACTCTCTTGTCTTGGTGTATTTCTTGATCGGAGCTTTGACATTTACCACCATCCTGGTTGTTTTACTGGCGTTCTCATTGTACAAGATGATCAAGAGAAACAAGTGCCAATGTACAG ACTGCCAAGCAAGATTATCAGCTCCCTCCACAGCAAATGCAGAG ggtcacagagacgaAGACAACCTCCATTATGCTGCTTTAAATGTCAACCTGCCCAAGAGACcaagaagacagaggaacaacaccagagatgaatgtgtgtactcCGGTGTAAAGCAGTAG
- the LOC109140682 gene encoding immunoglobulin kappa light chain-like isoform X2, which produces MTSAKFVFYLTCLFLGIMAQVTELKSSSSILQESDFLSFNAGDKVTLKCFYERQTKTATNHYWYKQSLGQKPRLISSFYSYDDTGNFYEEFKNNPRFTLDTGNGTNHLKISELQTLDSATYYCVNTSVKFTFAEVITVSVKGSGLNIPAVIHESASETIQPGGSVTLNCTVHTGTCNGEHSVYWFKDSEESHPGLIYTHGGRNDQCERKPNTQTHTCVYNLPMKSLNLSHAGTYYCAVASCGHILFGNGTKLDFEDEVDSLVLVYFLIGALTFTTILVVLLAFSLYKMIKRNKCQCTDCQARLSAPSTANAEGHRDEDNLHYAALNVNLPKRPRRQRNNTRDECVYSGVKQ; this is translated from the exons ATGACATCTGCAAAGTTTGTCTTCTATCTGACGTGTTTGTTCTTGGGGATAATGG CTCAGGTGACTGAACTGAAATCTTCCTCATCCATTCTTCAGGAGAGtgattttttatcatttaacgCAGGAGACAAGgtgactttaaaatgtttttatgaaagaCAAACCAAGACTGCTACAAACCATTACTGGTATAAACAATCTCTGGGACAGAAACCAAGGCTCATCTCTTCTTTCTACAGTTACGATGACACAGGCAATTTTTATGAAGAATTCAAAAATAATCCACGCTTCACACTGGACACAGGAAATGGTACAAACCACTTGAAGATCTCAGAGTTACAAACGTTAGACTCAGCTACCTACTATTGTGTAAATACCTCAGTAAAATTCACATTTGCAGAGGTCATCACTGTCAGTGTGAAGGGTTCAGGTTTAAACATCCCAGCTGTGATCCATGAGTCGGCATCTGAGACCATCCAGCCAGGAGGCTCTGTGACtctgaactgtacagtacacactgggaCCTGTAATGGagaacacagtgtttactgGTTCAAAGACTCTGAAGAATCTCATCCAGGACTCATTTACACCCATGGAGGCAGGAATGatcagtgtgagaggaaacccaacacacaaacacacacctgtgtctacAACTTGCCGATGAAGAGCCTGAATCTTTCTCATGCTGGGACCTACTACTGTGCTGTTGCCTCATGTGGACACATACTGTTTGGAAACGGGACCAAGCTGGACTTTGAAG ATGAGGTGGACTCTCTTGTCTTGGTGTATTTCTTGATCGGAGCTTTGACATTTACCACCATCCTGGTTGTTTTACTGGCGTTCTCATTGTACAAGATGATCAAGAGAAACAAGTGCCAATGTACAG ACTGCCAAGCAAGATTATCAGCTCCCTCCACAGCAAATGCAGAG ggtcacagagacgaAGACAACCTCCATTATGCTGCTTTAAATGTCAACCTGCCCAAGAGACcaagaagacagaggaacaacaccagagatgaatgtgtgtactcCGGTGTAAAGCAGTAG